AACTCTATGAGAAGGGACCCCCTAACGCCTTCTTCCTTGTCAAGTTCTGGGTGAGCTGCCCTCTCTGCTCCcgaccaccccctccccagcatgTGCAGCGCACCTGGGCCCACCCCGCCCACCGGGGACCCTGTGGCCCGTGGGCAGGATGCTGGGGATGGGTCCTGCGGCGAAACACTGATTTGGCGTGGCGGGAAGGCtccccctggcctctgcccacaccTGACGCCACCCTggctccccctccaccccccctgcAGGCCGACCTCAACAGCACCATCCAGGAGGGCCCCGGAGCCTTCTATGGGGTCAGCTCTCAGTATAGCTCGGCCGATAGCATGACCATCAGCGTCTCCACCAAGGTGTGCTCCTTTGGCAAGCAGGTGGTGGAGAAGGTAGAGGTGAGTGGGGGCCCAGGGTGGCACAGAGGGGCCGGGAGCAGGCACGTGGGGTGACACCTTCCCCGCGGCTGTGTGCAGACGGAGTACGCCAGGCTGGAGAATGGGCGCTTCGTGTACCGCATCCACCGCTCCCCCATGTGCGAGTACATGATCAACTTCATCCACAAGCTGAAGCACCTGCCAGAGAAGTACATGATGAACAGCGTCCTGGAGAACTTCACCATCCTgcaggtgggggggaaggggcagcagggcGCGTGGGGGGCACGGGGCCTCAAAGTGGGGGTGGCCAGCCCCATGGCTCAGGTGAGGAGACTGCTGTCCAGAAAGGAAAAGGGTCTTCTCAGCCCCTGTCCCCCTGTGGCCCTGTGCCGCCTGACCCCTTGCATCCTCCTGCCTGGCCCCCAGGTGGTCACGAGCCGGGACTCCCAGGAGACCCTGCTTGTCATTGCTTTCGTCTTTGAAGTCTCCACCAGCGAGCACGGGGCCCAGCACCATGTCTACAAGCTCGTCAAAGACTAGGCCACCGTCGGCCCCCAGCACCAGGATCCAGGACAAGCATCTTTTCCACACACCTGCCTGGCCCCCCCCCGCTCTGGAGGTCTGGATTGAGGACTCATTCGCCTACCAGGCCTCAGGCCCTGGACCCAGGAGGCCTCCCCACCtacccccagcacacacactcCCTGCCACTGTTCTGCGCTTTAActgtgggagaagagaggagggctCTGTGGTGGGGCAGCCTGCCCCGGACGCTGAACCAtcacccagctctgcccagccTCCAGTGAGCGGATCTGACCCCTTCGGGCTCAGGCATGTGTGGCCAGCAGGGGAGGGTAGAATGGAGATCGAAGGGGTGAGAGTGCAGAGGCCCCAGGAAGGAGAGTGTCAAGTTGGGGGTTAGGGTGAGAAGGAGAGACGGGGCCCACGCTTTTTCTTGCACCTGCAGTGTGCCAGGCCTGGTGCCAGGCCCTCTGTGTGCCTGTCGCCTCTCTCAGACCGTGCAAGGCAAGCGTGGGTCTTGGTGTCTCATGATGGGCTGAAACTCTGAGAAGTTGAGGGACCCATGCAAGGGGGGCAGAGTTGGAATTCTCATCCGGGGCTGcctgtccccagagcccaggTATACACTGCCTCCCTGGAGTGGGGGGCCAGCCGCAGGGGGTTGGAAGAGATTGTCTGTACTGGGGGCTGGGGCCAGCCAGGTTGGGGGCCTCCTCCCAGGGGAGCAGCTGCTTCTGACCAGGCAAGAAAAGAGGAGCAGCAGGTGCTTGGCACCTGTTAGGTGCCCTCTGTCAGCCCACAGTGCAGCCAGGGCCTCGGGAGCCCCTGTGCTGGCCTCCTCCAAGCTGCTCCGGCCCACATCCAGGGCCTGAGCCCCTCAGCACCTTCCTGATGGGAGAAGGCCCCCAGGGGCAGGCTCCAAAATAGCTTGGAGGGTCAAGTAGGAAGATGGGAGTCCCAGCCTCTGGGCAGACCAGTGTCCCAGGGACAAGGGGTAGCAGAAGGATTTGATGTTTTCAAATGCCCAAGATTTGGGTTTGGTGAGCCCTCGGTGGGCACCACTCCCTTACGTTTCTGTCCACCTCCAGTCTCTCAGGCCTGGAGTAGCAGCTCCCCAGAGCCAGTTCTGGGACTGAAGGTTCACCTTtcccctgctgctcctccccaACACCCAGAGTCCTCAGCCAGCTTGGCCTGTCTACCAGCCGCCTCTGGGCATTGACAAGTTTCATATGAAGTACtgtgccccttcccttccttacACCGCCCGCCCCTGAGCTTCCTGAAGGTCTTCACAGTTTGCATATTGCTCAGGCCACTTCCAAACCCAACCTAGgttttataatgtatattatatttttttgtgtattttttaaatccagcTGTGATGGGTTATATTGTAAACGTGGcgcggggctggggcaggggtcctCAAGGCCCGGCTcctgctccaaaaaaaaaaaaaaaaaaaagaaaaaaattaaagttatttgtTTGTGGGTTAGTTGTGTAACTAGTGTGTGGCAGACCTCTCCGGGTTGGATTAGCTTCGTGTGGGTGCTCCCGCTAGGTTAGGTCCTGAtgtgtcacccccccccccatctctgctGGGGCGGGGCCCACACCATACCCACACTCAAAATAGGTCTGATTCAAAGATCCCATAACAGCTTTGCAGACTCCCTTTTTCTGACCCCTTCCTGCCGTGAGTTGAGTGCTGAAATGTGCCCAGTGCTGGCCTAGGTTCAGTTGTCTCTTTGAAGTgacgtgcccaaggtcacacaactgctGACATGGAGCCCCTGCTAACTCCCCAGTCTTCATGATGGCTGCTACTGGTTCTCACTGTCCTATCCTCGAGAGCAGAGAAGAGAGCCTCAAGGAGGATGAGTGTTCTCCTAAGGGGATGGCTGCTAGCAGGGGAAGCCAGATTCCAACCTGCTCTTGTCTGCCTGGGAGagccctgctctcctctctgaGCCGGCTTGTGCTCATACTGCAGGCGCCacgggaggggtagggggaggtgACATGCGTTGTTTGTCTGAAGTTCAGATTTAAATGAGCgtcctgtattttcatttgctacATCTGGCAACCCTACTCTAGAATCTCTTGTTTTCTAGATCATTCTGATCCAggtttgcagatggggaaacagactgAAGTTAAATGTTCTCTTCACCGAGCTGGTCACTGGCTACACCATGATTTGAATCTGGTCAGCCTGACTCCCCAAGCCCATGCACGTGGTAGACTATTTAAATCATCAGGTAGCCTTTTGTCTTAGTCCACAACATTGGATGGACCCCAGGCTGTCACTTGCGGGATGGGGACGGTGCCTGGAGCCCTCACGCAGGTAGGTGGGGGTCCTGGAGTCAGAAAGTGGTTTATGAAGgacccaccatgtgccaggcctaAGACTGGATGCAAAATCCAATCTCTGGGCTAACAGGTAATTCAGTCTATTTGGGTGCTTGAGGCATCATCACGTGCATTGTTGCCTTCACTCTCCCAGAGTAAACAGCCTTCGGGTAATTTCTTTTAGAATCTTGTAGGTCTCATGCAGAAAGCTCAAGTGGAATATGGCTGGCCTCCTTGCTTGTCTCCCCCGACCCCACTCCACCCTGCCCCACCACTGCGCCCCCCCTCCCCAATGTAACAGAGCCAGAGGTCGGTGATGACTAGTTTCAAGGTTCCAAAGTAAGGAAAGAACCAGAATAAGAAGGTAAATCTTGTTGAGCCCAAAGCCTAGGGCCCTCTCCTAGAAGTGGCTCTCCCCTGCTCCGGGTTCTGTGGGAAGCTCTACGGAAGGGCCAAGATGGCTGGACCTCAAAGACCGGGACTGTAGTTCTGTCTTTCCTGCCCTGTTCCTGTTCTGAGGTTcccaaggaagagggaggaatgcCATTTTTGTGGTCAACGCCACACTCAAGGCCTAGGCACCATTCTGATGTTTCACAGGGGCTCTTTATTTCCCTGTAGCACAAATACCTGAGAACTGGGGCTCTCCAGATAGCTGAACCCTGAATTCTAACTCAGGTGCACACTAAGCCTTAAGACTAATCATCCCAGAGGCTGGGACTTCGTTAGAGAGCCAACTTCATTCACAGTGGAATCAGCCGGCCTCCACACGTTTTCCCTTTGCTTTCCCTTCTGCTGCCCGCTCCTCTTTCTTGTGGTGCTGTGGGCCTCTGGAGAGCAGGGAACCTACAGATTCCCCACAGCCCAGCAGAAAGCAGTGAGTCAGCATTTGCTTAATATAGTGGATTTTTAAGGATTCCCACCCCAGTGCGTAAGGCTTGATAGAATGGGTCTGATTTAAATCCACGTGACTCAAATCAATAGTCCAGGAAGACTCAAGTTCCCAAGTATTTGTAAAACGCCCACTTGCCCTCCCCTCGAGTTtccaaaactattaaaaaatgtttaatcctTGGCTCATTTCAAACAGGAAGGCGTGACTAATTTTGAAGCCACCTTGTTCTCCCCATTCCTCAGCACCTAAACCCAAGTGAGTCAGACAAGCAGATATTTGTGCGCTGGGGCTGGAACCCGTCTGTCTGTAGCTTCACGTGATTGCCGTTTCACAGCTGCTGTTTTGAGCGCTAAGAGCCTGGCACCGCACAAAGCACGGTAACGCTTTGAATGTGGTCCTGCTTTTAGGTAGGCGCAATCATCTGCactttcagatgaggaaaccgttTTGAGAACACTCAACAGGCTCACAGTCCTCCTGAATGGAGAACTGGGATATTCAAACTCAGGGAGTGGGAGGGGTTCTGCCCGCAGGCAATCATGGGGCAGCCTTCTTGCACCCACTACACAGTTGAGTAGACATGGGAAGTGAGAAACCCGCCTCTAAAACTCTTCGCTCCACAGCTGTCAGGACAGCGTGGCTCCTGGTGGAACAGAAACGTCTCTCTGGTCTCGGGCTCAGACCCCCTGCCCACCGAGGCCCTCAGGACTGGGTGCTTGCCATGGAGCTGGGGCCCAGCCTAGCAAACTTTGAGGACTTGAGGCTTCTGCCTTGTGGCTCTCAGCCCAAGCGTACACACTGTGGAGGCCGGACAAATGCCATTTCTGATTACACTCCCCTAGTCATCAAAATATCCTTTTTGCCTTGGTTTTTCTTACGATTACAAAGATCGTAGAACTTCAGAAAATCCCATTTTTCTCCCCTAGTTAAGCATGGCCaacattttcttaagattttgaggggtagagaatgagatagagcatggggagggggagggtcagagggagaagcagactccctgctgcgcagggagcccaatcccgggactccaggatcacaatctgaaccgaaggcagtcgcctaaccgagccacccaggcgcccaagcatgGCCAACATTCTGATATAGTAACTTCCAATCACTTTCACTCTGCATAAACTTTCTCGTCATAAAGTTGGGTCCCAGCTAGTTTTATACGACAGCTTTTTTTCCCTCCGTTTGGAACGTCGTCTGACAAGCATAGATATTTTATCCCTCCTAATGCTTTAATAGAGCAGAGCAAAGAGCAAACTACGCCTATTAACCCTGGAACCCAAATTCAAGACTCATTCCAAGATTAGGTTGTAATCATTTTACCTTTAAGCAAAATTACTAACTTAAAATCAAATCAGAGAGATTTCCCATACCAAAACCCAACTTCCCAGTAATTGGTGCTGGAGGCAAGAACTCCAACAGGgaagaggcacttgggtggctcagtctgcctttcgctcaaggtcatgatcccagggtcctgggatccctcaatcagcctccctgctcagtgcggagtcttctcccttccccccctgctccttctcaaatacatcttaaaacaaaacccacaccCAACAGGGAAGTGCCTCAGGTCAGGAAGAGGGCAGAGCCTACCTAcctggaggggagagggcctAAGTTTCCACAGCTTGATTCTACCCATTTGCTAAACTCTCCTAGAAAACAGGGGCAATTACATTATCTTATAGGTCTCCTACTTGTGTTTTCCTAAGCATCTCACAGTAAGTTACTACCCTGAATAGAGTATTTAATTTAGAGTCAGACAAGCAAATCAGGGTTGTGCCCCCTCCCATCTTTTAGAATCTAGGAACCCAATCTCCATTTGGAACATTGTGATCCCTACCAACGGCTCAAATGCACAATTTAGAGGGCTAAAACAAGAAGCCCACGGAAAGAAATCACGGTTAGAGAAGCAACTTCAGGCCATAGGTTAAGCATGCTGCTGAAAACGGAGTCAATGTGCTCAAAATGTGAAGGTcctaccctccccctcccccccctctttCCACTAGCAAGCAGTGGGAGCACTAGAAGCTGGAGTCTTAGCCCAGATCTGCCCTTAGGGTTCAGAAAAGCTTCAGTCCTGGTTAGCAGCCCATCACGTTATAAGGTATCCAAGAGATCTAAATAAGACCACATGGCTTTGAAGGTAGGTAGGATGTACTTCCGGGTTTGCAGTATGGAGAATGTGACCACCCATCAGTGGGTGCCAGAAACTGCCGTCACCAGCACAGTGCTATGGCATGCAGTGTCAGCTCACAAAGCACCTCCCTCTCCCTAGTCACAGGCAGACAGGTAAGGGTAGCACTAGGATTTATTGAACTGTGCCTTAGTACAGGCGCTGGGGCTTGCCCATGGTGCTCTTGATGTATAAAGCCCGGACGTTCTGCCAATTCTTCTTGAGCAAGGACACCAGGAAATTGACTGCTAAGTGGATGTTGTACACAAGCTCGTCATctgtcatcttcacatggccaacAGCCACTGCCAGACACAGCACCTGCGGGAAGAGTGAAGTCAAATCAGGCTGGTGGCTAGATGGAAAAGAATCAGAGTAGGCACATCTACAggcccatccctccccacccctccagggaCCCTACGAACAATACTCTGACCCCAGGCCAGGAAGACCAGGGCTATGTGAAAAACTTCATTTCTGCCCAGTGACTGTCACACATCCTAAATATCCAAAGAAAGGCAAACCAGGGCTCCCATTTGGAGAATCGGGGTAAACTTCAGGACTGGTGGTGCCTACCACCACCATGGCTTAACCTATGTAACCCAGTCAGACCTCCTTACCTTCTTCATCTGGAATTTGATGGTGGACTTCACTTCATCCACTTTGGCCACCATGTTTTCATTGTGGGTCAGCAAGGAAGGGAACTTGCCAGCCTTATTCAGGCCTGGGCCCAGGATTCGTGGAATCTGCTTGATCAGAGATTCTGAGGCCAAAAAGGCGTCATACTTCTTGGCTGGTAAAAAGAAGCCATTGGATGCTTAGGATCTGGCCTCCTGAAGGCAAGCTCCAAACAGTTCCGTTAACCAACCACGAGAGTGGCCTCTAACCACCACACTCTACTCCTCTTCTCCACGTACCAAGTCTTTTTAATCCTCTCCTCATTCCAGCTTATCTCCATCCCCTAGACTTTTACTGGCCCAACATTCACACGAAACCTGGTGTCAGAAGCTGACAGGCTGACCCACTCTCCTCATGTTCCAATAGTAAATGCACACACTGGTTAAGACtccttgagttcaaatcctgcctgCCTACTTCCTAGTTACAGGACAACCAGGGTACCAGTTTCCTATCTGTGAAATGCTTCCACCACATAGgataaagatggagaaaaaaagagagagagggtttCAAGTAGAAATCCTATTTCAGAACATACCAGCACCTGACTGGTCAACTTAGGGGAGCTCACCTGTTTAAAAAGAATCctcaaagcaaatataaaaaagaatctttaaaaggttaaaaactaCCACTCAAGTTAACCCACCACAGCAATCTTTTTCCATCATGATTCTCTGCACCCTCTTCCatcattttaaaatccaaatggCAGTACCGCCACTTTTGTACCACTCCCATGACAACTGTCTGCCCAAATACAAAACCACCCTAAGGCACACTCACCCAACTTCTTAActaatttcttattcttgttgAGTTTCTTCAGCGCCTCAATATCCATGTGGGGAATATCCACTGCCTTGGCCTCATCACAGTGCTGCTGATCCCCCAAAACACATACGGAGAACTTGGGGCGGGGAGTGGACTTAAGCCTGCGTTTTGGGGGACAGAACAGGTCAAGCCCAGCGTGGGGTTCCGAAAGCAGGTGAAGGGGCCTGGGACCGCTGCAGCCACGGAGCCTTACCCAGAACGTCCACATTCACCAACAGCTAGTGTAGCTTCTCAAACTAGCCGGCGGGCTCGGCCAAGGCCTCCCCACGCCTCCCCTCTTATTTTAAGACCCAGGGTGGGGGTCCGTCCAGCCACGCCTGCCCGGGGCAGGGGgtctgaactacccaggcgcgtCCGTGCCACCCGCGCCCGCCCGTCTCAAGCTCAACAGGAGCCTGGAGGGTGGCGACGGGCACGGGGGCGCACGGAGGGCTGGGTGGGGTCAGAGCGGTGCCAACCTGACGGTGCCCGAGAAGCGTTTGTCCTTCTGAGGGTCATAGTTCTTCAGACTGATCTGCAGTTCCACCGTCTCCAAAAACCTTAGAGAAGGCGACAAAGTCAGGCGGACGCCCGCGGCTTCCACGCCGCCGCCCTGCCCCCCGAGCCCGGGCTTACTTCCGGCGCTTGCGCTGGTTCCCGTGCAGGACTTCCCGCACCGCCTCGTACAGGGTGTCGCGGGAGACTTTGCTGCTGCGGGAGGGACGCAAGACGAGCGCTCGGCACCTGGAGGCTTCGGCGCGGTCGGAAGCCTCGGGCCTCCAGACGCACCCCACCCGGGGGGATTCCGGACACCACGTCGGGCGATTTGGGCGCAACAATGAAGCAAGCCCCGAGGAAGAGATACCCTACCGGGGGCCGGGGACTACAGGACGACGCCCGGCGAGAAATGCCCCTCAGCGAAACAGGGGGAAAGACCACCCCCGATTCAGCCCGCAAGTCTCCCTCCTTACCAGGGTGCCAGGAATCGCGGATGGGGGCGGATGGCTCCCCCAGCGCCACTCACCTCATGATTCTTCGCGCCGCAGTAACCGGAAAAGAAGGAATTGCATTCGCGCATGCGCTCAAATAAGGCTCTTGTTCTCGCGAGATGCCTTTTCCTGTGGCTTCCTCCCGAGCCCGGCCGGGTAGCTCAATCCCGGGGAGCGCCGCCGTCCGCGGCCGCTAGAGGGCGCTGCCGCGCGCTGCACAACTAAACTGGCTCCAAGGCGAGGAGGTGCGGCGGTCCCGGGCGCCCCGTGGCACGCGGACAACATCCCCATTGGCGCCTGCTACTGCCGGCCACTTAAGAGGCTGGTCCTGGGCACCGCAGCGTGATGGCCGCTGAGAGCGTGCAGTTCCCGCATGTTTGTCCCTCCACCCTTTTCTGCCCACCGCATCTGCTTCGGGTCTCAAAAGCAGGCTTTACTCCTGACCTCTCCCTAATCATCTTGCTCTGGGGCTCATGGTTTCAGAGAAGTCGTGAGAAGGGAAATGTCGTGAAAGTTCTGTTCCCGGCCCCTCGAAGCCTGCAGTGGGGAAGAGCTGGGAAGGTAGCTGATAGCTGATTGAATCACACCTACCCAGTTAAGTGTTTACTATGAACAAACCTTCTCCAACTCCAGACAGCTGCACCCACCTTCAAGGCCCTATTCCCCAGGGGTCAGTGCACACTTCACCCACTTAACAGACAGCTCTGATAGGGCTGAGGGGAGTGGTATCACACATCATCGCCAAGAACCTGAATGAATGAACTTGAGAACTTTGTCACCTTCACCAGGAAAAAGATGCCCCTTGTCACTGAGtagggtgggtggtggtggtgtctgTTGGGTTTCAACAAATACCCAGAGTTCATAGGAAGGCAGCCGTTGCtttgaagaaaacattaaaacttcctgctttttattaaataactgctttttaataaattatccAAGTCGGAACACAGAGGGTCATAACATACACTTGAGCGCAAGAGATTTGTGCTGAGGACACAGGTTACCTCAGGGATCCTGAAGCATCATTCATCTACCTAGGTCTGCTTTGACCCTACTGAGGCTTTTCAGAAAGTTTCTGTCCCCACGGTCTGAAGTAAAAGTGACAAGGAGTGAGCCCAAAGTCAGCATCCCTTGGAAATAAAGCTCATCAAGGCTGCTTAGCCCAGGACCTTCCCTGCTGGCTGGGAGGCCAAGATGTCCTCTCTGCATCCTGGAACAGGGAGGCAGCGGACCCCTGGGTTGGCCAGGCTCAGCCTTTACCCCCAGGCAAGGGGTCAGGATGAGGTGCTGAGGGCAGAAGTATCCTTCAGGCAGCTGGTGAGGGAGCTCCAGGAGTGTGGT
Above is a window of Zalophus californianus isolate mZalCal1 chromosome 7, mZalCal1.pri.v2, whole genome shotgun sequence DNA encoding:
- the RPL10A gene encoding 60S ribosomal protein L10a isoform X2; its protein translation is MSSKVSRDTLYEAVREVLHGNQRKRRKFLETVELQISLKNYDPQKDKRFSGTVRLKSTPRPKFSVCVLGDQQHCDEAKAVDIPHMDIEALKKLNKNKKLVKKLAKKYDAFLASESLIKQIPRILGPGLNKAGKFPSLLTHNENMVAKVDEVKSTIKFQMKKVLCLAVAVGHVKMTDDELVYNIHLAVNFLVSLLKKNWQNVRALYIKSTMGKPQRLY
- the RPL10A gene encoding 60S ribosomal protein L10a isoform X1; amino-acid sequence: MRECNSFFSGYCGAKNHEVSGAGGAIRPHPRFLAPCSKVSRDTLYEAVREVLHGNQRKRRKFLETVELQISLKNYDPQKDKRFSGTVRLKSTPRPKFSVCVLGDQQHCDEAKAVDIPHMDIEALKKLNKNKKLVKKLAKKYDAFLASESLIKQIPRILGPGLNKAGKFPSLLTHNENMVAKVDEVKSTIKFQMKKVLCLAVAVGHVKMTDDELVYNIHLAVNFLVSLLKKNWQNVRALYIKSTMGKPQRLY